In one Umezawaea sp. Da 62-37 genomic region, the following are encoded:
- a CDS encoding flagellar hook-length control protein FliK, giving the protein MSGFLRRRAVALCVAVVALSPVPAAVAAPVAAGPITALAGTPGYCPTATGVTVVVDYQELGGTTEVRCAPGAQATGLAALENAGFAVTGTQRWGKAFVCRINGLPTSATEACVNTPPTNAYWSYWHAPNGGSWTYSQQGASGRQPPQGSFEGWSFSLNHGANDNPPPDVAPVRP; this is encoded by the coding sequence ATGAGCGGGTTCCTCCGACGCCGTGCGGTGGCGTTGTGCGTGGCGGTGGTGGCGTTGTCACCCGTCCCGGCGGCGGTCGCCGCGCCGGTCGCGGCCGGTCCGATCACGGCGTTGGCGGGCACGCCGGGCTACTGCCCGACCGCCACCGGCGTCACGGTCGTCGTCGACTACCAGGAGCTGGGCGGCACGACGGAGGTCCGCTGCGCGCCGGGCGCGCAGGCCACCGGGCTCGCGGCGCTGGAGAACGCGGGATTCGCCGTCACCGGGACCCAGCGCTGGGGCAAGGCGTTCGTCTGCCGGATCAACGGCCTGCCGACCTCGGCCACCGAGGCGTGCGTGAACACCCCGCCCACCAACGCCTACTGGTCGTACTGGCACGCGCCCAACGGCGGCTCGTGGACCTACAGCCAGCAGGGCGCGAGCGGCCGCCAGCCCCCGCAGGGCAGCTTCGAGGGCTGGTCGTTCTCCCTCAACCACGGCGCGAACGACAACCCGCCGCCGGACGTGGCGCCGGTTCGTCCGTGA
- a CDS encoding carboxylesterase/lipase family protein: protein MSEMVQSAIVTVRGGALEGRTANGVMSFLGVPYAAAPFGANRMRPPQPVEPWSGTRAATEYGPTSPKGDYPPQYRPLFPEVVIPGEDCLNLNVWTPDTDAAGLPVLVWIHGGSFMNGSGSVAEYDGSAFARDGVVCVTINYRLAADGFLFLDDGTANLGLLDQIAALRWVRDNITAFGGDPSRVTVAGESAGAMSVTTLLSMPLADGLFARAIMESGADVNTLTPELGAMVGGYLADALGVEPTREAIAAIPLDTLVRVASDLVTEAQTAPDPARWRELALSLLPFAPVVDGDVLPRMPMDAFADGQGSGVPVLIGSNRDEARLFLIPGGAIDLIDDAALEAGAGAYGLSPEGVAVYRANRPGASPGDVLAAVVTDWFYGIPALRLAEARPAGTTWLYRFDHPEPGANGGLGSCHAAEIPFVFDTIGREEVRPRVGETPSQAVADTVHGAWVAFITGGDPGWAPYTTGTRAAALLSDKVDEVHDPSGDERAVWEGVR, encoded by the coding sequence ATGAGCGAAATGGTGCAGTCCGCCATCGTGACCGTCCGGGGTGGCGCGCTCGAAGGGCGCACGGCGAACGGCGTGATGTCGTTCCTGGGAGTGCCCTACGCCGCGGCGCCGTTCGGTGCGAACCGGATGCGGCCGCCGCAGCCCGTGGAGCCGTGGTCGGGGACTCGCGCGGCCACCGAGTACGGGCCGACCTCGCCCAAGGGCGACTACCCGCCGCAGTACCGGCCGCTGTTCCCCGAGGTCGTGATCCCCGGCGAGGACTGCCTCAACCTCAACGTGTGGACCCCGGACACCGACGCCGCCGGACTGCCGGTCCTGGTGTGGATCCACGGCGGGTCGTTCATGAACGGCTCCGGGTCGGTCGCCGAGTACGACGGGTCGGCGTTCGCCCGTGACGGGGTCGTGTGCGTGACGATCAACTACCGGCTGGCCGCCGACGGGTTCCTGTTCCTCGACGACGGGACGGCGAACCTCGGTCTGCTGGACCAGATCGCCGCGCTGCGGTGGGTTCGGGACAACATCACCGCGTTCGGCGGCGATCCCTCGCGCGTCACGGTGGCGGGCGAGTCCGCGGGCGCCATGAGCGTCACGACGCTGCTGTCGATGCCGTTGGCCGACGGCCTGTTCGCGCGGGCGATCATGGAGAGCGGCGCCGACGTGAACACGCTGACGCCGGAACTGGGCGCGATGGTCGGCGGTTACCTGGCCGACGCGCTCGGCGTGGAACCCACCCGCGAGGCCATCGCGGCCATCCCGCTCGACACCCTGGTGCGGGTCGCCTCCGACCTCGTCACCGAGGCCCAGACCGCGCCGGACCCGGCCAGGTGGCGCGAACTCGCGTTGAGCCTGCTGCCGTTCGCGCCGGTCGTGGACGGCGACGTGCTGCCGCGGATGCCGATGGACGCGTTCGCCGACGGGCAGGGCAGCGGCGTGCCGGTGCTGATCGGGTCGAACCGCGACGAGGCCCGGCTGTTCCTGATCCCCGGCGGTGCCATCGACCTCATCGACGACGCCGCCCTCGAAGCCGGCGCTGGCGCGTACGGCCTGAGCCCCGAGGGCGTCGCGGTCTACCGCGCCAACCGGCCGGGCGCGAGCCCCGGCGACGTGCTGGCCGCGGTCGTCACCGACTGGTTCTACGGCATCCCCGCCCTCCGGCTCGCCGAGGCGCGGCCCGCGGGCACGACCTGGTTGTACCGCTTCGACCACCCGGAGCCCGGCGCCAACGGCGGGCTCGGTTCGTGCCACGCGGCGGAGATCCCGTTCGTGTTCGACACGATCGGCCGCGAGGAGGTGCGTCCGCGCGTGGGCGAGACGCCCTCGCAGGCCGTCGCCGACACCGTGCACGGCGCGTGGGTCGCGTTCATCACCGGCGGCGACCCCGGCTGGGCGCCGTACACGACCGGCACCCGCGCCGCGGCCCTGCTCTCCGACAAGGTCGACGAGGTCCACGACCCCTCCGGCGACGAGCGCGCCGTGTGGGAGGGCGTCCGCTGA
- a CDS encoding FAD-linked oxidase C-terminal domain-containing protein, producing the protein MTDLDGLLAGLPSWSTDPADLARAGVDRSGAIPDGLPLAVVYATGTDDVVRTVSYAAAHGVPVVPRGAGSGVSGGALAGSGTIVLDLSRLNRIVEIRPDDAIAVVEPGVITADLDRAAAEHGLRYAPDPASAAFSTIGGNIATNAGGLRCVKYGVTRDSVLALDVVTGDGRLLRTGRTTLKGVTGYDLTSLVVGSEGTLGVVVGATVKLLPIPLATATATAYFPDARTAVEAVTSLRRTGLRPSTLEFLDHATLTAIDDAQGGDLGTRGRAFLLVQTDGYGAEDEMAAVVEVLKATATVVETSGDAAAADRLLATRRQALPSIERLGRVLIEDVVVPTTRLADAVAGIERIVRDTGVRIFTFAHAGDGNLHPIVLVEDDGPPVGGAVDALFALALDLGGTLTGEHGVGVLKRDWLTAELGGTSLDLQQRIKAVFDPAGVLNPGKAITDR; encoded by the coding sequence ATGACCGACCTCGACGGCCTGCTCGCGGGCCTGCCCTCCTGGTCGACCGACCCCGCGGACCTGGCTCGTGCGGGCGTCGACCGGTCGGGGGCGATCCCGGACGGCCTGCCGCTGGCGGTGGTCTACGCGACCGGCACCGACGACGTCGTGCGCACCGTGTCCTACGCCGCCGCCCACGGCGTCCCGGTCGTCCCGCGCGGCGCGGGGTCCGGCGTGTCCGGCGGAGCGCTGGCGGGCTCGGGGACGATCGTCCTGGACCTGTCGCGGCTCAACCGGATCGTGGAGATCCGCCCCGACGACGCGATCGCCGTTGTCGAACCCGGCGTCATCACCGCCGACCTGGACAGGGCCGCGGCCGAGCACGGGCTGCGCTACGCGCCGGACCCGGCGAGCGCGGCGTTCTCGACCATCGGCGGCAACATCGCCACCAACGCGGGCGGGCTGCGCTGCGTGAAGTACGGGGTGACCCGCGACTCGGTGCTGGCCCTCGACGTCGTGACCGGCGACGGGCGGCTGCTGCGCACCGGGCGCACCACCCTCAAGGGCGTCACCGGCTACGACCTCACCAGCCTGGTCGTGGGATCGGAGGGCACGCTCGGCGTGGTCGTCGGCGCCACGGTGAAGCTGCTGCCGATCCCCCTCGCCACCGCCACGGCCACCGCGTACTTCCCGGACGCCCGGACCGCCGTCGAGGCCGTGACCAGCTTGCGCCGCACCGGGTTGCGGCCGTCCACCCTCGAGTTCCTCGACCACGCGACGCTGACCGCGATCGACGACGCGCAGGGCGGCGACCTCGGCACCCGCGGCCGGGCGTTCCTGCTGGTCCAGACCGACGGCTACGGCGCCGAGGACGAGATGGCCGCCGTGGTGGAGGTGCTGAAGGCGACCGCGACCGTCGTGGAGACCTCCGGCGACGCCGCCGCTGCGGACCGGCTGCTGGCCACCAGGAGGCAGGCGCTGCCGTCGATCGAGCGGCTGGGGCGGGTGCTCATCGAGGACGTCGTGGTGCCGACCACCCGGCTCGCGGACGCCGTCGCCGGGATCGAGCGGATCGTGCGCGACACCGGCGTGCGGATCTTCACCTTCGCCCACGCCGGTGACGGCAACCTGCACCCGATCGTGCTGGTGGAGGACGACGGGCCACCGGTGGGCGGCGCGGTCGACGCCCTGTTCGCCCTGGCGCTGGACCTCGGCGGCACGCTGACCGGCGAACACGGCGTCGGCGTGCTCAAACGCGACTGGCTGACCGCCGAGCTTGGCGGGACGAGCCTGGACCTCCAGCAGCGGATCAAGGCGGTCTTCGACCCGGCGGGCGTGCTCAATCCGGGAAAGGCGATCACCGACCGGTGA
- a CDS encoding 2-dehydropantoate 2-reductase N-terminal domain-containing protein, with product MTRYVVIGGGAVGATVAAQLHLAGTSAVLVARGAHLAALRAGGLRYVHPTGTTTVPVPVVGGPDELELTGDDVLVVATKAQDVEGVLAAWAWRPVVGRDVVAASVLPIVLLQNGLDSERSALRRFATVFGAVTWSAASHLEPGEVVSPTSPIAAVFWIGAYPSGTHPALERLAADFTAADLAVQVVSDIARWKAGKLLTILPNALTAVYASSPLRDAAAEALRAEAKAVFELIGQPVADFQAESTVDLAGFAVKPIPGKERPGSSTWQSVARGGTVESDYLNGEIVLLARLHGGSAPLNEAVLGRVNQAVAAGVEAGSLGDDDLAALLPSVAAALVS from the coding sequence ATGACCCGGTACGTGGTGATCGGCGGTGGCGCGGTCGGCGCGACCGTGGCCGCCCAACTGCACCTGGCGGGCACGTCCGCCGTCCTGGTGGCGCGGGGCGCCCACCTGGCCGCGTTGCGCGCGGGCGGGCTGCGCTACGTCCACCCGACCGGCACGACCACCGTGCCCGTCCCGGTGGTAGGCGGTCCGGACGAGTTGGAGCTGACCGGTGACGACGTGCTGGTCGTCGCGACGAAGGCGCAGGACGTCGAGGGGGTGCTGGCGGCGTGGGCGTGGCGGCCGGTCGTCGGGCGGGACGTCGTCGCGGCGTCGGTGCTGCCGATCGTGCTGCTGCAGAACGGGTTGGACAGCGAGCGGTCCGCGCTGCGCCGGTTCGCGACCGTGTTCGGGGCGGTGACGTGGTCGGCCGCCAGCCACCTCGAACCGGGGGAGGTCGTTTCCCCGACCAGTCCGATCGCGGCCGTTTTCTGGATCGGGGCCTACCCCTCGGGCACGCATCCGGCGTTGGAGCGGCTGGCCGCCGATTTCACCGCCGCCGATCTCGCGGTGCAGGTGGTGTCGGACATCGCGCGGTGGAAGGCGGGGAAACTGCTGACCATCCTGCCCAACGCGCTCACCGCCGTGTACGCCTCCAGTCCGTTGCGCGATGCCGCCGCCGAGGCTCTGCGCGCCGAGGCCAAGGCGGTCTTCGAGCTGATCGGGCAGCCGGTCGCGGACTTCCAGGCGGAGAGCACCGTCGACCTGGCCGGGTTCGCGGTGAAGCCGATCCCCGGCAAGGAGCGGCCGGGCAGTTCGACGTGGCAGAGCGTGGCCAGGGGCGGGACCGTCGAGTCCGACTACCTCAACGGCGAGATCGTGCTGCTCGCCCGGCTGCACGGGGGCTCGGCGCCGCTCAACGAAGCGGTTCTGGGCCGCGTCAACCAGGCCGTCGCGGCGGGTGTCGAGGCAGGATCGCTGGGCGACGACGACCTCGCGGCGCTGCTGCCCTCGGTCGCCGCGGCGCTGGTCTCGTAG
- a CDS encoding lysophospholipase, producing the protein MAVDKVAVWDNPEGLNPRGTVVFIPGRGEHPGVYERLGTRLGADAYRVRVVGDPTLDADGVTEQVRALWSDDNLPGPHVLAGSDTGALFAAGLVATGVVTADALVLSGLPVTGPTAPPADWEGELDARTNCPTHRDRLTDDGAVRRGALRSAPPSDWFGLADPAAIGVPVLGLHGADDVVSPLDAVRDWYAKVDAARLVGLAGTGHDALNNQTHRSAAATVLLFLERLRGGAEIIRDEPLR; encoded by the coding sequence GTGGCAGTGGACAAGGTCGCGGTGTGGGACAACCCCGAGGGGCTGAACCCGCGCGGGACGGTCGTCTTCATCCCCGGCCGGGGTGAACACCCCGGTGTGTACGAACGGCTGGGGACACGGCTGGGCGCGGACGCCTACCGGGTGCGGGTGGTCGGTGACCCGACGCTCGACGCCGACGGCGTCACGGAGCAGGTGCGCGCGCTGTGGTCGGACGACAACCTTCCCGGCCCGCACGTGCTCGCGGGCAGCGACACCGGCGCGCTGTTCGCCGCCGGCCTGGTGGCGACCGGGGTCGTCACCGCCGACGCCCTGGTCCTGTCCGGCCTGCCGGTCACCGGCCCGACCGCGCCGCCCGCGGACTGGGAGGGCGAGTTGGACGCGCGCACGAACTGCCCGACCCACCGCGACCGGCTGACCGACGACGGGGCCGTGCGCCGCGGCGCGCTCCGGTCCGCCCCGCCGTCGGACTGGTTCGGCCTCGCCGACCCCGCCGCCATCGGCGTCCCGGTGCTCGGCCTGCACGGCGCGGACGACGTGGTCAGCCCGCTGGACGCCGTCCGGGACTGGTACGCGAAGGTCGACGCCGCACGGCTGGTCGGCCTCGCCGGGACCGGGCACGACGCGCTCAACAACCAGACCCACCGCAGCGCGGCGGCGACCGTCCTGCTGTTCCTGGAACGCCTCCGCGGCGGTGCGGAGATCATCCGGGACGAGCCGCTGCGATGA
- a CDS encoding DUF3558 family protein produces MLRLISAVVLMGIAACGTPDQPASPVMPPSRTSNSPPSPTSSAAPVVLALSSLAEDPCQALTHEDVVRLSVFTEGAEVPDPSGKSCQWSARGGVVRFTAYPTADKTQDQDVQHLPAGEIEGRRAVIGEFSRSGTTSYTILVTTSPGRSFRILIVSSADPPEPDTLAVGKDFAAAVLRRLG; encoded by the coding sequence GTGCTGCGCCTGATATCGGCTGTCGTGCTGATGGGTATTGCCGCCTGCGGCACGCCCGACCAACCCGCGAGTCCGGTGATGCCACCGTCGAGAACGTCCAACTCTCCGCCGTCGCCCACATCCTCGGCCGCCCCGGTCGTGCTTGCGTTGTCCAGCCTGGCCGAGGATCCCTGTCAGGCACTGACCCACGAGGACGTCGTTCGGCTGAGCGTGTTCACCGAAGGTGCGGAAGTACCGGACCCGAGCGGCAAGTCGTGCCAGTGGTCCGCGCGCGGCGGGGTGGTGCGGTTCACGGCCTATCCGACGGCCGACAAGACCCAGGACCAGGACGTCCAGCACCTTCCCGCCGGCGAGATCGAGGGACGTCGGGCGGTGATCGGCGAGTTCTCGCGCAGCGGCACCACCTCGTACACGATCCTGGTCACGACCAGCCCCGGTCGGTCATTCCGCATCTTGATCGTCTCCAGCGCGGACCCGCCCGAACCGGACACGCTCGCCGTCGGGAAGGACTTCGCAGCGGCCGTCCTCCGCCGTTTGGGCTGA
- a CDS encoding QsdR family transcriptional regulator — translation MCTTPLRRQLAGASARPTALDALDEATRMFQAGQRIDMRALAGTLKVDRATLYRWVGSREQLLAEVLWSMLDKTIAKLRDAAGEGPVAAGIVTGAATATMANTGMRAFLEREGDLALRLLTTKASAFQQRLVARIAEVVDHDRQAGHLHSTVPDADLPYVLVRIMESYVYLSLITGDEPDATRASSVIHALLPGR, via the coding sequence ATGTGCACCACGCCGTTGCGACGGCAGTTGGCGGGCGCCTCCGCGCGCCCGACGGCCCTCGACGCGCTCGACGAGGCGACCCGGATGTTCCAGGCGGGGCAACGAATCGACATGCGGGCGCTGGCCGGGACGTTGAAGGTCGACCGGGCCACGCTCTACCGCTGGGTCGGCTCCCGCGAGCAGCTGCTCGCCGAAGTGCTGTGGTCGATGCTCGACAAGACCATCGCCAAGCTGCGCGACGCGGCGGGCGAAGGTCCCGTCGCCGCCGGGATCGTCACGGGCGCGGCCACCGCGACCATGGCGAACACCGGGATGCGGGCGTTCCTGGAACGCGAGGGCGACCTGGCGCTGCGGTTGCTCACCACCAAGGCAAGCGCTTTCCAGCAACGGCTGGTCGCCCGGATCGCCGAGGTCGTCGACCACGACCGCCAGGCCGGACACCTGCACAGCACGGTGCCCGACGCCGACCTGCCCTACGTGCTCGTGCGGATCATGGAGTCCTACGTCTACCTCAGCCTGATCACCGGCGACGAACCCGACGCGACCCGCGCGTCGAGCGTCATCCACGCGCTCCTGCCCGGTCGCTGA